The nucleotide window TCTACAAGGAAGCTGAATTCATGCTGCGCCTGTCGTATCTGCTGCTCCTGCTCGCTGGCAATCCCGCCGTGGCCGAGGAAATCGGTATACCGCTGGGCCAGCAAGGCCCGTCGAACATCGACGTGCCCGCGCGGGGCGAGCACAAGCACGACGTTCTCGAACGCTTCGGCCTCGCCGACCAGGAGCATCCCGCAGTCGGCAGACCCCCGATCCTCCGCTGGGATTACCGCGAGTTCTCGGTGTACTTCGAGAACGACCGAGTGATCAACAGCGTGCTTCATCATCAGCCCACTCACCCTGCACAGGAACAGTCCCTACCGTGACCCTGATCTACGGCCACCGTGGCGCCAAAGGCGAGGCGCCGGAAAACACCCTGGCCAGCTTTCAGCGCTGCCTGGAGCATGGCGTCCGCCGCTGCGAGCTGGACCTCCATCTGTCTGGCGATGGCCAATTGATGGTCATCCATGACCCTACCCTCAAGCGCACCACCGGTCGGCGCGGCAAGGTCCTCCAGCACACCGCCGAGGAACTGGCCGGTTACGACGCGCGCTTGGGGGGACCGGGCTGGAAACAACCCTGCCCGATCCCGCGTTTGAGCGAACTGTTCGAGAAGTGCGACTTCGAGCACTGGCAACTGGAGGTCAAGAGCGCTTCGCGCGAACGTGCGGCGCGCACGGTACTGGCGATCCGCGAACTGGCCGAGCACCATGGTCTGCTCGAACGCATCACCGTCACGTCAGGTTCGCGCGAGGTGCTGCATGCGCTCAGGCGCCTGACGCCGGAGATTTCCCGCGGACTGGTTGCCGAATACGCCTGGCTCGATCCGCTCAAGGTCGCCCATCACCACGGCTGCCAGCTCCTTGCACTGAAGTGGACGCTGTGCACGCCTGAGCGTCTGGCGAAGGCTCAGCAGCAAGGGCTGCACGTGTCGGTCTGGACGGTCAACGAACCGGCGCTGATGCGCCGGCTCGCCGATTTCGGCGTCGACAGCCTGATCACCGATTTTCCCGGCCTGGCTGTCGAAACGCTGGGCCACGGCGGCTGCGGCGCCTGACAGGCCCGACTGGCTACGGTCATCAGCCCGAGCATTCGGGCTGAAACCGCGCCGTTTCGCTACCTGATCACAGGCTCTCCCGGTTCGGCCAACGCCAGTCGCGGGAATCGCTGGTGCCTCCGACCGGCTCAGGCCACCGGTCGGAGCCGCTCAAAAAAGCCGGTTGAGCCCGTCGAACGCGGCAACGCGATAGGCCTCGGCCATCGTCGGGTAGTTGAAGGTGGTGTTGACGAAATACTTGATGGTATTCGCCTCGCCCTTCTGGTTCATGATCGCCTGACCGATATGCACGATTTCCGAGGCCTGATAGCCGAAGCAGTGCACGCCTAGCACTTCCAGTGTTTCGCGATGGAAAAGGATCTTCAGCATGCCGACCGGCTCGTAGGAGATCTGTGCACGCGCCATGCTCTTGAAGAACGCCTTGCCGACTTCGTAGGGAATCTTGGCCTGTGTCAGCTCGCGCTCGTTCTTACCAATGGAGCTGATTTCCGGAATCGTATAGATACCGGTCGGCACGTCGTCGACGAAGCGCCAGGTGTCGTTGTCAACAATGCTGCCGGCGGCCGAACGTCCCTGGTCATAGGCCGCACTGGCCAGTGAGGGCCAGCCGATCACATCACCAGCCGCGTAGATATTGCCGACCGCGGTGCGATAGAACTCGTCCACCTGTACCTGTCCGCGGCTATTGGCCTTCAGACCGATGTTCTCCAGCCCCAGCTTGTCGGTGTTGCCGGTTCGGCCGTTACACCATAGGAACGCATCGGCCTTGATCTTCTTGCCGGACTTGAGATGCAGGATCACCCCGTTGTCCAGGCCTTCGACCCGCTCGTATTCCTCATTGTGGCGAATAAGCACGTTGTTGTTGCGCAGGTGA belongs to Pseudomonas phenolilytica and includes:
- a CDS encoding phosphodiesterase: MLRLSYLLLLLAGNPAVAEEIGIPLGQQGPSNIDVPARGEHKHDVLERFGLADQEHPAVGRPPILRWDYREFSVYFENDRVINSVLHHQPTHPAQEQSLP
- a CDS encoding glycerophosphodiester phosphodiesterase; protein product: MTLIYGHRGAKGEAPENTLASFQRCLEHGVRRCELDLHLSGDGQLMVIHDPTLKRTTGRRGKVLQHTAEELAGYDARLGGPGWKQPCPIPRLSELFEKCDFEHWQLEVKSASRERAARTVLAIRELAEHHGLLERITVTSGSREVLHALRRLTPEISRGLVAEYAWLDPLKVAHHHGCQLLALKWTLCTPERLAKAQQQGLHVSVWTVNEPALMRRLADFGVDSLITDFPGLAVETLGHGGCGA
- the sthA gene encoding Si-specific NAD(P)(+) transhydrogenase, which produces MAVYNYDVVVLGSGPAGEGAAMNAVKAGRKVAVVDNRPLVGGNCTHLGTIPSKALRHSVRQIMQYNTNPLFRQIGEPRWFSFPDVLKSAEKVISKQVTSRTGYYARNRIDTFFGTASFSDEQSVEVVCLNGMVEKLVANQIVIATGSRPYRPADIDFNHPRVYDSDTILNLSHTPRRMIIYGAGVIGCEYASIFSGLGVLVDLIDNRDQLLSFLDDEISDALSYHLRNNNVLIRHNEEYERVEGLDNGVILHLKSGKKIKADAFLWCNGRTGNTDKLGLENIGLKANSRGQVQVDEFYRTAVGNIYAAGDVIGWPSLASAAYDQGRSAAGSIVDNDTWRFVDDVPTGIYTIPEISSIGKNERELTQAKIPYEVGKAFFKSMARAQISYEPVGMLKILFHRETLEVLGVHCFGYQASEIVHIGQAIMNQKGEANTIKYFVNTTFNYPTMAEAYRVAAFDGLNRLF